In the Phycisphaerae bacterium genome, one interval contains:
- a CDS encoding secondary thiamine-phosphate synthase enzyme YjbQ: protein MIKTLNVRTDSQCQMIDVTDKVQAAVRETGLVDGCAVCYVPHTTAGVTIQENADPDVVHDILWKLDQLIPRDDSGFRHSEGNSNAHLKCSLIGMSQTVLVEGGRLILGTWQGIYFCEFDGPRQRQLLVRCLAGSP from the coding sequence ATGATCAAGACACTCAATGTACGCACCGACTCGCAATGTCAGATGATCGACGTGACCGACAAGGTGCAAGCCGCAGTTCGAGAAACCGGCCTGGTTGACGGCTGTGCTGTCTGCTACGTGCCCCATACGACGGCCGGCGTGACCATCCAGGAGAACGCCGACCCGGACGTGGTTCACGATATCCTCTGGAAGCTGGATCAACTCATCCCCCGCGACGACAGCGGCTTCCGCCACAGCGAGGGAAACAGCAACGCCCACCTCAAGTGCTCGCTCATCGGCATGTCCCAGACCGTCCTGGTCGAGGGCGGACGCCTCATTCTGGGAACCTGGCAGGGCATCTACTTCTGCGAGTTCGACGGCCCGAGGCAACGACAACTGCTGGTCAGATGCCTGGCCGGCAGCCCCTGA
- a CDS encoding glycosyltransferase family 9 protein: MSARTPKVEHQDGAPANRGDPVILVFHQGAIGDFLLTLPVIQAAREAAGAARVEVVASASSARVAAGRSVVDTWTSPEQVGLHTLFGEGSDLDEGLVRRLEQASLVLSFLGGPAEASHHRLCAATPGRVVSVDPRPNQETLAAGRHITAQWVAAVRAQALAIGSAKPTFIRMEKTPAGSSPDSPVIGDTGESSAARVVIHPGSGGRGKCWPVERFMVMADEMDGVAIAWMLGPAECEAGDDRFAGLRDRIQRRGEKLIIEADLLVAAREIAEADLFAGNDSGMTHLAAALGVRTLAVFTTTDPRVWRPLGDHVTVLASR; the protein is encoded by the coding sequence GTGAGCGCCAGAACACCGAAAGTCGAGCACCAAGACGGAGCCCCGGCGAATCGGGGCGATCCCGTGATTCTCGTCTTTCACCAGGGAGCGATCGGCGACTTTCTGTTGACGCTTCCGGTCATCCAAGCTGCGAGAGAGGCGGCCGGGGCTGCACGTGTCGAAGTGGTCGCTTCGGCGAGCTCGGCCCGGGTTGCGGCCGGGCGAAGCGTTGTCGATACCTGGACTTCGCCCGAGCAGGTGGGCCTCCACACGCTCTTTGGAGAGGGCAGCGATCTGGACGAGGGCCTCGTTCGGCGACTGGAGCAGGCGTCGCTGGTATTGAGCTTCCTCGGCGGACCGGCGGAGGCGTCTCACCACCGCCTTTGTGCGGCGACGCCCGGACGCGTCGTGTCGGTCGATCCTCGTCCGAACCAGGAGACCCTGGCGGCCGGGCGGCACATCACCGCCCAGTGGGTAGCGGCCGTTCGAGCCCAGGCTCTGGCGATCGGCAGCGCGAAGCCGACGTTCATCCGGATGGAGAAGACGCCGGCAGGGTCATCACCAGACAGCCCGGTTATTGGGGACACTGGCGAGAGCTCAGCGGCGCGGGTTGTCATTCATCCCGGCAGCGGTGGTCGAGGCAAGTGTTGGCCGGTCGAACGATTCATGGTGATGGCGGACGAGATGGACGGCGTGGCGATCGCCTGGATGCTTGGGCCGGCGGAATGCGAGGCAGGTGACGATCGCTTTGCCGGTCTGCGCGATCGAATCCAGCGGCGTGGCGAGAAGTTGATCATCGAGGCGGATCTTCTCGTGGCAGCCCGGGAGATCGCCGAGGCCGACCTGTTTGCAGGCAACGACAGCGGCATGACGCATCTGGCGGCGGCCCTCGGCGTGCGTACGCTGGCCGTTTTCACGACCACTGATCCGCGCGTGTGGCGACCGCTGGGGGATCACGTGACCGTTCTGGCGTCAAGGTGA
- a CDS encoding pyridoxal phosphate-dependent aminotransferase family protein, translating to MNEPLTPQRIMESPPGPETVIDGRRYVYFGGTSYLGLHGHPDIIEAACAAIRKYGIHTATSRRGFGNNPVTLEAERLAAAYFGTAGAFYFPSGYFGTTTLIHALGDTFDLILADEHCHFSVMEAAPLPGRPIHRFPHCDPDGLAAALREHVPVSTRPLVLTDGVFSSTGEIAPVDAYLTVLRARPGATILLDDAHGVGTVGENGRGTLDHLGLWSDWVNADASECPANSTRLCFCGTLSKALGGFGGIIPGTTAFIDRLRSASHLFDGASAPPTAAAAASARALEIVMAKPEIRARLLRNVLHLRRGLRDLGIAVADSPAPIVSARCGTGERMRQLHEALKERGFLVPHTRNYAGVGPEGHMRIAVCAGHTQEMIDRLLAALRRLL from the coding sequence GTGAACGAACCGCTCACTCCCCAGCGTATCATGGAATCGCCGCCCGGCCCTGAGACCGTCATCGACGGCCGGCGGTACGTTTACTTCGGAGGTACAAGCTACCTCGGCCTGCACGGCCACCCGGACATCATAGAGGCGGCCTGTGCGGCAATCCGCAAGTACGGCATTCACACCGCGACCTCCCGGCGCGGCTTCGGCAACAACCCCGTCACGCTCGAGGCGGAGCGGTTGGCCGCCGCCTACTTCGGCACGGCCGGCGCCTTCTACTTCCCGTCCGGCTACTTCGGTACCACCACGCTCATCCACGCCCTCGGCGACACGTTCGATCTCATCCTGGCCGACGAACATTGCCACTTCAGCGTCATGGAAGCGGCCCCGCTGCCGGGTCGTCCGATTCACCGCTTTCCCCACTGCGACCCGGACGGCTTGGCCGCCGCCCTTCGCGAACACGTGCCCGTGTCCACACGGCCCCTCGTGCTGACCGACGGCGTCTTCTCATCCACCGGAGAGATCGCCCCCGTCGATGCGTACCTGACAGTGCTCCGGGCCCGGCCGGGGGCGACCATCCTGCTCGACGATGCCCACGGCGTCGGAACCGTCGGCGAAAACGGGCGAGGAACACTGGACCACCTGGGCCTCTGGTCCGACTGGGTCAACGCCGACGCGAGTGAATGCCCCGCGAACTCCACCCGACTGTGCTTCTGCGGCACCCTCAGCAAGGCCCTCGGCGGCTTCGGTGGAATCATCCCCGGAACAACCGCCTTCATCGATCGCCTGCGTTCGGCTTCCCATCTGTTTGACGGGGCCAGCGCCCCGCCGACGGCCGCCGCCGCCGCGAGCGCGAGAGCCCTTGAGATCGTCATGGCCAAGCCGGAAATACGTGCCCGGCTTCTCCGGAACGTGCTCCACCTTCGCCGGGGCCTGCGCGACCTCGGGATCGCTGTGGCCGATAGTCCCGCTCCTATCGTCTCCGCTCGATGCGGCACCGGTGAGCGCATGCGGCAACTGCACGAGGCACTCAAGGAGCGAGGCTTCCTCGTACCCCATACGCGAAACTATGCCGGCGTCGGCCCGGAGGGCCACATGCGAATCGCGGTTTGTGCCGGCCACACCCAAGAGATGATCGACCGCCTCCTGGCCGCGCTTCGACGACTGCTATGA
- the mnmA gene encoding tRNA 2-thiouridine(34) synthase MnmA, with the protein MSGGVDSSVAACLLREQGYEVTGLFMRTGVQAPTPADGEAGGVSEVSAANPDIRHWSCCSAADAADARAVAGMLGIPFFALDFKPAFDRIIDYFVEEYVRGRTPNPCVMCNEQLKFGRLADYGRAAGADWVATGHYARIVAVGEGYRLCRGVDPTKDQSYVLFGIDRGMLARALFPIGGLSKDQVRSEARRFGLKISEKHESQDICFVPDRDYARLVRERRPEVFREGPIVDRSGHEVGRHEGVVNFTIGQRRGLGVAAGHPIYVTRIDVARNTVFVGGKEDLARDVLEANRVHWLTDPPAGAFRAEVQIRYSHRAAPATVELLPGERFRARFDAGQIAITPGQAAVLYEGDAVLGGGWIE; encoded by the coding sequence ATGAGCGGCGGCGTGGACTCGAGTGTGGCCGCGTGCCTGCTGCGTGAGCAGGGGTACGAGGTCACGGGTCTGTTCATGCGTACCGGGGTGCAGGCCCCCACCCCCGCGGACGGCGAGGCTGGCGGTGTGAGCGAGGTCTCTGCGGCCAATCCTGACATCCGCCACTGGAGTTGCTGCAGTGCCGCTGACGCGGCGGACGCCCGGGCAGTGGCCGGCATGCTGGGCATCCCGTTCTTTGCCCTGGACTTCAAGCCGGCCTTTGACCGGATCATCGATTACTTTGTTGAGGAGTACGTTCGTGGCCGGACCCCGAATCCGTGTGTGATGTGCAACGAGCAGCTCAAGTTCGGTCGGCTGGCGGACTACGGCCGGGCGGCGGGGGCGGATTGGGTGGCCACCGGGCACTATGCCAGGATAGTCGCCGTCGGTGAAGGGTATCGATTGTGCCGGGGGGTCGACCCGACGAAGGATCAGTCGTACGTGTTGTTTGGGATCGACCGGGGCATGCTGGCCCGGGCGCTGTTTCCGATCGGCGGTCTGAGCAAGGATCAGGTCCGCAGCGAGGCCCGGCGGTTTGGGCTCAAGATCAGCGAGAAGCACGAATCTCAGGATATCTGCTTCGTACCGGACCGGGACTATGCCCGGCTGGTTCGTGAGCGGCGGCCGGAGGTGTTTCGCGAAGGACCGATTGTGGACCGATCGGGTCACGAGGTGGGCCGGCACGAGGGGGTGGTGAACTTCACCATTGGTCAGCGGCGCGGACTGGGGGTGGCTGCCGGACATCCCATTTACGTGACGCGTATCGACGTGGCGCGCAACACGGTGTTTGTTGGAGGGAAGGAGGATCTGGCCCGCGATGTGCTGGAGGCCAATCGTGTTCACTGGCTGACTGATCCGCCGGCCGGGGCATTCCGCGCCGAAGTTCAGATCCGCTACAGCCATCGCGCAGCACCGGCGACTGTGGAACTGCTGCCCGGCGAGCGGTTCCGGGCCCGATTCGATGCCGGACAGATCGCGATCACGCCTGGGCAGGCTGCCGTGCTTTACGAAGGCGACGCTGTTCTTGGCGGCGGGTGGATTGAGTGA